The window ttttgcCACCTGGGGGGCTGTCGGCGAAGATTTTGGCCCGGGGATGAAAATTTTCCCAGCCGTGTCCACCCCCAAGCCCTACCTTGATGCGGCCGATGGCACGGGTGATCTTGCGGGTGATGAAGTTCTCGCCGTGGCGGGGGGACTCGTGGTTGAAGAGCACGCCGTTGCAAGCGAAGAGGCCGCATAGTTGACGGTGTACCACTGCGTGACGACCTTGGCGGCCGTGTAGGATGAGCCGCAGGTGGAAGGGCGTGGCCTCGCTCTGCGGCGGCGGCGTGGACCCGAACATCTCCGAGGAGCCCGCGCATGGGCTTGGTCTTGGCAGAGAGGCGGACGGCCTCGAGCAGGCGGAGCGCGCCGATTGAGAAGGTGCTCCACCCGGCCGCGTACACGGCATAGAGCGGGAACACCGGCACCACCACGGACGACCCGGACCCGACGTTGATGATGGCGACCCTCCCCTTGCCCGCCATCGCTGGCACGATGGCGCGCGAGATCTGCGTGGCCGCCTCCATGTTCACCCGCACCACGGCCTCCCACACCGGGGTCTCCACCTCGTGGAAGTAGGCCGCGCAAGGGTATGTCGCACCGGCGTTGTTCACCAAGAGGCCCATGTCGAGCCCCTTCACGGCCGCCGCCACCCTCGCTGCGCCCAGCGAAAGCTCTGTCGCATCGCCGGCGAGGTCGAACACCACGCTCTTGGACGGAGCCGCATCCTTGGCCTTCTTGCTGATGCGGGATAGCTTGGCAGGGTTCCGACCGACGAGGACGAGGTGGAGCCCCATGCGCGCGAGCTCGAGCGCTAGCGTGCGACCGAtgccgtcggtggcgccggtgaccaCCGACCACGCGCCATAGCGCAGGCCCAGGTCCTTCCCCCACCGTAGGAACGCATGATACATCCACGCGAGGAAGGTCGCGGTGGATACAACGACGGCCTGGAGGCCGAGGGCCAGGAAGACGAGAAACCACAgcggtggcagcggcggcgagCCTGCCTTGTCGGCCGTCGAGACAATCTCTTCCAGCTCAGGCATGGACTCGGGTAGCTCGCGAGCAGATGGAAGCACAAGAAAGGAACAAAGATGCAGTGGGAATGTCTcatgggaggagagagggaggtggGTGGTCCAGCAGCGAGAAAAAGAAGCCACCGGCATGCCCAGCCGCCCCCCCAGGCGGCTGGGTTCGGGGTGGGACTGCCTGCGTCATTTTTCTTCAAATCTGGCGAAAAGGGATGCTTTGCGGGCGTGAGTGGGAGGAATATTTGCTGTCGGTGCTAAGAAAGTGGCCTGGGGGGCTTTCTTGGGGGCGTGGGTAATGATTCTCTTAAGTAGGAGCTGATAAACATTCGTGGCTTCGTCTTCGGCGTCCTCTTCTTACACTTTTATGCATCTCTGGGATATCCTAAATCGAACTTGCTCTCTGCTAGGCAGGCATAGAGATGACGTGATGCTATTGCTCTATTGGGGCTCAGCTTAGTCTATAGCTATCAGAAAATTAGATGTGTGGCAGCATCCTCCCCTATCCTATTACATGGGCTGGACCTATCCTATTATATGAGCCGGATTACGAGCTGCTCCTGGGCTTGGGACTAGGCGGCGGCTTCAGCCGAGGCTTGGCTTCATGTTCTTCCTCCCCTTTCTGTAATCCCTCCCTCTTCATCCTGTAGCTTGAGTTTGTAACTAAATTCATGGCGATCGAGTGAATTATTAGAGAGAACCTCACAATTGGCATCAGACCCGTTCGATTCTCCACCAAATATTCATCACAAAAATTTCCCCATCCAATCCCATGGATTGTCCACGATGGTGCGCCGA is drawn from Triticum dicoccoides isolate Atlit2015 ecotype Zavitan chromosome 6B, WEW_v2.0, whole genome shotgun sequence and contains these coding sequences:
- the LOC119321230 gene encoding very-long-chain 3-oxoacyl-CoA reductase 1-like encodes the protein MPELEEIVSTADKAGSPPLPPLWFLVFLALGLQAVVVSTATFLAWMYHAFLRWGKDLGLRYGAWSVVTGATDGIGRTLALELARMGLHLVLVGRNPAKLSRISKKAKDAAPSKSVVFDLAGDATELSLGAARVAAAVKGLDMGLLVNNAGATYPCAAYFHEVETPVWEAVVRVNMEAATQISRAIVPAMAGKGRVAIINVGSGSSVVVPVFPLYAVYAAGWSTFSIGALRLLEAVRLSAKTKPMRGLLGDVRVHAAAAERGHALPPAAHPTRPPRSSRSVTTHEQSYAFT